One Peterkaempfera bronchialis DNA window includes the following coding sequences:
- a CDS encoding glycoside hydrolase family 10 protein, translated as MAPQPSSSTSAGPTRRRIVAAGAAATAGLLLTAAGPAGRAARPQMRGLWAASVANTDWPSKPGLPAEQQRQELTDLLDLAVRNRLNAVFLQVRPAADAFWPSQYEPWSTYLTGTQGRYPGWDPLGTAVTEAHRRGLQLHAWCNPYRISTGDRLDALAPAHPARVNPDWVVSHAGKLYYNPGLPEVRDHVVSSVLDAVRRYPLDGLHFDDYFYPYPVKGRRFDDDAAFDEYGDGLDRAAWRRRNTDLLVSGIHDRLRTLRPGTAFGVSPFGVWRNRATDPAGSETKAGVQSYDDLYADTRRWIRKGWIDYIAPQLYWYIGFAAADYEVLVDWWARQVDGTGVALYIGEAVYRAGDPAQGAAWQDPAELSRHFALCADVPQVRGHIHYNAKAVRRDRIGAFSRLAQEYYRQSAPAR; from the coding sequence ATGGCACCGCAGCCCAGCAGCAGCACGTCCGCAGGCCCCACCCGCCGCCGGATCGTCGCCGCCGGGGCGGCGGCCACCGCCGGACTGCTGCTCACCGCCGCCGGACCCGCCGGCCGGGCCGCCCGGCCGCAGATGCGCGGCCTCTGGGCGGCCAGCGTCGCCAACACCGACTGGCCGTCCAAGCCGGGCCTCCCCGCCGAGCAGCAGCGCCAGGAGCTGACCGACCTGCTGGACCTGGCCGTCCGCAACCGGCTCAACGCCGTCTTCCTCCAGGTCCGCCCCGCCGCCGACGCCTTCTGGCCGTCCCAGTACGAGCCCTGGTCCACCTATCTGACGGGCACCCAGGGCCGCTACCCCGGATGGGACCCGCTCGGCACCGCCGTCACCGAGGCCCACCGGCGGGGCCTGCAACTGCACGCCTGGTGCAACCCCTACCGGATCAGCACCGGCGACCGGCTGGACGCGCTGGCCCCCGCCCACCCCGCCCGCGTCAACCCCGACTGGGTGGTCAGCCACGCCGGGAAGCTCTACTACAACCCCGGCCTCCCCGAGGTGCGGGACCACGTGGTGTCATCCGTGCTGGACGCGGTCCGCCGCTATCCGCTCGACGGGCTCCACTTCGACGACTACTTCTACCCCTACCCGGTGAAGGGCCGGCGGTTCGACGACGACGCCGCCTTCGACGAGTACGGCGACGGGCTGGACCGGGCGGCCTGGCGGCGCCGCAACACCGACCTGCTGGTCAGCGGGATCCATGACCGGCTGCGCACGCTGCGCCCGGGGACGGCGTTCGGGGTCAGCCCCTTCGGGGTGTGGCGTAACCGCGCCACCGACCCGGCCGGATCGGAGACCAAGGCGGGGGTGCAGTCGTACGACGACCTCTACGCGGACACCCGCCGCTGGATCCGCAAGGGCTGGATCGACTACATCGCCCCCCAGCTCTACTGGTACATCGGCTTCGCCGCTGCCGACTACGAGGTGCTGGTCGACTGGTGGGCCCGGCAGGTGGACGGCACCGGCGTCGCGCTCTACATCGGCGAGGCCGTCTACCGGGCCGGGGACCCGGCCCAGGGCGCCGCCTGGCAGGACCCGGCGGAGCTCTCCCGGCACTTCGCCCTCTGCGCGGACGTCCCGCAGGTGCGGGGCCACATCCACTACAACGCCAAGGCCGTCCGCCGCGACCGGATCGGGGCGTTCTCCCGGCTGGCCCAGGAGTACTACCGGCAGTCGGCCCCGGCCCGCTGA
- a CDS encoding 3-hydroxybutyryl-CoA dehydrogenase — MSGIGRVGVVGCGLMGSGIAEVFARAGLEVLISEATGEALELGRTRLTNSLDTAVKRGKLAEEQREAALSRVAFTTDLADFADRDLVVEAVAEREDIKVRIFRTLDKVVERPDAILASNTSSIPIVKLAATTSRPEQVLGLHFFNPAPVQKLIEVIPALTTSPETVARAEAFAVEVLGKEPIRARDRAGFVVNALLVPYLLSAVRMFESGVATAEDIDKGMEAGCAHPMGPLRLCDLIGLDTIVSIAESMYEEYKEPLYAAPPLLLRMVGAGLLGRKSGRGFYDYTTGR, encoded by the coding sequence GTGAGCGGCATCGGACGCGTCGGCGTGGTGGGCTGCGGCCTCATGGGCTCGGGCATCGCGGAGGTCTTCGCCCGCGCCGGCCTGGAGGTGCTGATCTCCGAGGCGACCGGCGAGGCGCTGGAACTGGGCCGTACCCGGCTGACCAACTCGCTGGACACCGCCGTCAAGCGCGGCAAGCTGGCCGAGGAGCAGCGCGAGGCGGCGCTCTCCCGGGTCGCCTTCACCACCGACCTGGCGGACTTCGCCGACCGCGACCTGGTCGTGGAGGCGGTGGCCGAGCGTGAGGACATCAAGGTCCGGATCTTCCGGACGCTGGACAAGGTGGTGGAGCGGCCGGACGCGATACTGGCCTCCAACACCTCCTCCATCCCGATCGTCAAGCTCGCCGCCACCACCTCCCGCCCGGAGCAGGTCCTCGGTCTGCACTTCTTCAACCCGGCGCCGGTGCAGAAGCTGATCGAGGTCATCCCGGCCCTCACCACCTCGCCGGAGACGGTGGCCCGGGCCGAGGCGTTCGCCGTCGAGGTGCTCGGCAAGGAGCCGATCCGGGCCCGCGACCGGGCCGGGTTCGTGGTCAATGCGCTGCTGGTGCCGTACCTGCTCTCCGCCGTGCGGATGTTCGAGTCCGGGGTGGCGACCGCCGAGGACATCGACAAGGGCATGGAGGCCGGCTGCGCCCACCCGATGGGTCCGCTGCGGCTCTGCGACCTGATCGGCCTGGACACCATCGTCTCCATCGCCGAGTCGATGTACGAGGAGTACAAGGAACCGCTGTACGCCGCTCCCCCGCTGCTGCTGCGCATGGTCGGCGCGGGCCTGCTGGGCCGCAAGTCCGGCCGCGGCTTCTACGACTACACCACCGGCCGCTGA
- a CDS encoding DUF2630 family protein, with product MTASVSAGQDRRILDRIGDMVTAEKELRAQIAEGEADGDLARAQLAALETELDQCWDLLRQRRAKEEYDEDPGQARVRPASEVEDYLS from the coding sequence ATGACAGCCTCGGTGTCCGCGGGCCAGGACCGCCGGATCCTGGACCGGATCGGCGACATGGTCACGGCGGAGAAGGAGCTGCGGGCGCAGATCGCGGAGGGCGAGGCGGACGGCGACCTCGCCCGCGCGCAGCTGGCCGCGCTGGAGACCGAGCTCGACCAGTGCTGGGACCTGCTGCGTCAGCGCCGGGCCAAGGAGGAGTACGACGAGGACCCCGGCCAGGCCCGGGTGCGCCCCGCCTCGGAGGTGGAGGACTACCTGTCCTGA
- a CDS encoding SAM-dependent methyltransferase, which translates to MPEAAERLAAVVTHLWGSAPPLRLRTWDGSEAGPADAPVLVIRSRRALHRLLWRPGELGLARAWVAGEIDIEGDLYQALDRLAGLVWGREEPPGPTGRGRSALRALGTLRDPATRRLLGDALALAGAALPPPPPPEEVPRRNGIRHTPARDRAAISHHYDVGNDFYALLLGPSMVYSCAYWQDGPDTGLDQAQHAKLDLVCRKLALRPGQRLLDVGCGWGSMVLHAAEHYGVQAVGVTLSEEQATYARKRVAAAGHTDLVEIRVQDYREIPDGPYDAISSIGMAEHVGSEQYLAYADRLHALLKPGGRLLNHQISRRPLRREEDYRLDDFIDRYVFPDGELAPVGSTVSLLEKAGFEVRDVEALREHYALTLRAWGAHLEAHWDEAVRLVGAGRARVWRLYMAASAVSFERNGIGVNQVLAVRPEPGGASGMPLSRGPWAAQ; encoded by the coding sequence ATGCCCGAGGCAGCCGAGAGACTGGCCGCAGTCGTCACGCACCTGTGGGGCAGTGCCCCGCCGTTGCGGCTGCGGACCTGGGACGGCAGCGAGGCCGGACCGGCGGACGCGCCCGTCCTGGTCATCCGCAGCCGCCGGGCGCTGCACCGCCTGCTGTGGCGGCCCGGCGAGCTCGGCCTGGCCCGCGCCTGGGTGGCCGGTGAGATCGACATCGAGGGTGACCTGTACCAGGCGCTGGACCGGCTGGCCGGACTCGTCTGGGGCCGGGAGGAGCCCCCCGGCCCCACCGGGCGCGGCCGCTCCGCGCTGCGCGCCCTCGGCACCCTGCGCGACCCCGCCACCCGCCGACTGCTCGGCGACGCCCTGGCCCTGGCCGGAGCGGCCCTGCCCCCGCCCCCGCCGCCCGAGGAGGTACCCCGCCGCAACGGCATCCGGCACACCCCGGCCCGCGACCGGGCCGCCATCAGCCACCACTACGACGTGGGCAACGACTTTTACGCCCTGCTGCTGGGCCCCTCCATGGTGTACTCCTGCGCCTACTGGCAGGACGGCCCCGACACCGGCCTGGACCAGGCGCAGCACGCCAAGCTGGACCTGGTCTGCCGCAAGCTGGCACTCCGCCCCGGGCAGCGGCTGCTGGACGTCGGCTGCGGCTGGGGGTCGATGGTGCTGCACGCGGCCGAGCACTACGGCGTGCAGGCCGTCGGCGTCACCCTCTCGGAGGAGCAGGCGACGTACGCTCGCAAGCGGGTCGCCGCCGCAGGCCACACCGACCTGGTGGAGATCCGGGTCCAGGACTACCGGGAGATCCCCGACGGGCCGTATGACGCGATCTCCTCCATCGGCATGGCCGAACACGTCGGCTCGGAGCAGTACCTCGCCTACGCCGACCGCCTGCATGCGCTGCTGAAGCCCGGCGGACGGCTGCTCAACCACCAGATCTCGCGCCGCCCGCTGCGCCGGGAGGAGGACTACCGGCTGGACGACTTCATCGACCGCTATGTCTTCCCCGACGGAGAGCTGGCCCCGGTCGGCAGCACGGTGTCGCTGCTGGAGAAGGCCGGGTTCGAGGTCCGCGATGTGGAGGCGCTGCGCGAGCACTATGCGCTGACCCTCCGCGCCTGGGGGGCCCATCTGGAGGCGCACTGGGACGAGGCGGTCCGACTGGTCGGCGCCGGACGGGCCCGGGTCTGGCGCCTCTACATGGCGGCCTCGGCCGTCTCCTTCGAGCGGAACGGGATCGGCGTCAACCAGGTCCTCGCCGTGCGGCCCGAGCCGGGCGGGGCGTCCGGTATGCCGCTGAGCCGGGGGCCCTGGGCGGCGCAGTAG
- a CDS encoding CaiB/BaiF CoA transferase family protein: protein MAGVRVVELAGLGPAPFAAMLLADLGADVVRVDRPGPAPLGVDPARDVTNRNKRSVLLDLKSPEGPGLLLDLVERADVLVEGYRPGVAERLGVGPAACLARNPRLVYGRMTGWGQDGPLAARAGHDIGYIATAGALGLIGPPEGPPAVPANLLGDYAGGSLYLVVGVLAALHHARTTGTGQVVDAAIVDGTAHLGAMLWGMLGAGVWQDRRGVNLLDGGCPYYAVYATADRGWMAVGALEPQFYAEFAALLELGEDAPDRGDLTRWPELRDLIAARFATRTRAEWTDLFEGTDACVAPVLSLREAAAHPHLRARGTFAEAAGLLQPAPAPRFSATPGTLRRPPARPGAHTAEVARDWHLPALAPAATESHDP, encoded by the coding sequence CTGGCCGGGGTGCGCGTGGTCGAACTGGCCGGGCTCGGACCGGCCCCCTTCGCCGCGATGCTGCTGGCCGACCTGGGCGCCGACGTGGTGCGGGTGGACCGCCCCGGCCCGGCCCCGCTCGGTGTCGACCCGGCCCGCGACGTCACCAACCGCAACAAGCGGTCGGTGCTGCTGGACCTCAAGTCCCCCGAGGGGCCCGGTCTGCTGCTCGACCTGGTCGAGCGGGCCGACGTCCTGGTCGAGGGGTACCGCCCCGGGGTCGCCGAGCGGCTGGGGGTCGGCCCCGCCGCCTGCCTGGCCCGCAACCCCCGCCTGGTGTACGGCCGGATGACCGGCTGGGGGCAGGACGGGCCGCTGGCCGCGCGCGCCGGGCATGACATCGGGTACATCGCCACCGCCGGTGCCCTCGGCCTGATCGGCCCGCCCGAGGGGCCGCCCGCAGTCCCCGCCAATCTGCTGGGCGACTACGCCGGCGGCTCGCTCTACCTGGTCGTCGGCGTGCTGGCCGCTCTGCACCATGCCCGAACCACCGGCACCGGCCAGGTGGTGGACGCCGCCATCGTCGACGGCACCGCGCATCTCGGCGCGATGCTCTGGGGCATGCTCGGCGCCGGGGTCTGGCAGGACCGGCGCGGCGTCAACCTGCTGGACGGCGGCTGCCCGTACTACGCCGTCTATGCGACCGCCGACCGCGGCTGGATGGCGGTCGGCGCGCTGGAGCCGCAGTTCTACGCCGAGTTCGCCGCGCTGCTGGAGCTGGGCGAGGACGCCCCCGACCGGGGCGACCTCACCCGCTGGCCCGAACTGCGCGACCTGATCGCGGCCCGCTTCGCCACCCGTACCCGGGCCGAGTGGACGGACCTCTTCGAGGGCACCGACGCCTGCGTGGCCCCCGTGCTCTCCCTCCGCGAGGCCGCCGCCCACCCGCATCTGCGGGCCAGGGGCACCTTCGCCGAGGCCGCCGGGCTGCTCCAGCCCGCGCCGGCGCCCCGCTTCTCCGCCACCCCCGGCACGCTGCGCCGCCCACCGGCCCGCCCGGGCGCCCACACCGCCGAGGTGGCCCGCGACTGGCACCTGCCCGCGCTCGCCCCGGCCGCCACGGAGAGCCACGACCCGTGA
- a CDS encoding FAD-dependent oxidoreductase gives MLPGLAGSYWMDSTDATSFPHLAEDVETEVVVVGGGIAGLCTAWELARAGRSVVLLEGSRIAAGTSGFTTAKVSALHTLTYARLRRSAGPEAARLYARSQQEAVEHAAEVAAELGADCELERVPAFVWAESASGLDRIREEAEAAREAGLEASLVAETGLPFPVAGAVRVEGQAQFHPRRFLLALAADLVRLGGRIFERSRADGLHQNGPCRVTVRGGGTVTASDVVVATHYPVFDRMLLFPRLSPRRELVVAATVPADHDPGGMYINAEQPVRSVRTAPFPDGMRLLIVTGESFAPGSSGVAQRFAQLAGWTRERFDSPQFVYHWAAQDIDTTDGVPFVGRAPGGSGHLWVATGFGGWGMSGGVMAGRLLAALITGEQPPWTGLYDPRRLHLGREAVPLAENQAKVAWHFVGDRLRGRPGSAAEGLPPDCGTVLGIDGRQCAVYRDPDGRLHTLSARCTHLGCLVRYNEAERSWDCPCHGSRYAVDGSVLEGPATAPLARLDTGPAETPDDGPAEPTEPATSAAAAGADG, from the coding sequence ATGCTGCCGGGTCTCGCCGGGTCGTACTGGATGGACTCCACCGACGCGACGTCCTTCCCGCACCTCGCGGAGGACGTGGAGACCGAGGTGGTCGTGGTCGGCGGAGGCATCGCCGGCCTCTGCACCGCCTGGGAGCTGGCCCGGGCCGGCCGTTCGGTGGTGCTGCTGGAGGGTTCCCGGATCGCCGCCGGGACAAGCGGCTTCACCACCGCCAAGGTCTCCGCGCTGCACACCCTGACCTATGCGCGGCTGCGCCGGTCGGCCGGGCCGGAGGCCGCCCGGCTGTATGCGCGGTCGCAGCAGGAGGCGGTGGAGCACGCCGCCGAGGTGGCCGCCGAACTGGGCGCCGACTGCGAGCTGGAGCGGGTCCCGGCCTTCGTCTGGGCGGAGTCGGCGAGCGGTCTGGACCGGATCCGCGAGGAGGCCGAGGCGGCGCGCGAGGCCGGGTTGGAGGCGTCCCTGGTCGCCGAGACCGGGCTGCCCTTCCCGGTGGCGGGGGCGGTGCGGGTGGAAGGGCAGGCGCAGTTCCACCCCCGCCGGTTCCTGCTGGCGCTCGCGGCGGACCTGGTACGCCTCGGCGGCCGGATCTTCGAGCGGTCCCGGGCCGACGGCCTGCACCAGAACGGCCCCTGCCGGGTCACCGTGCGGGGCGGCGGGACGGTGACCGCGTCGGACGTCGTGGTCGCCACCCACTACCCGGTCTTCGACCGCATGCTGCTGTTCCCCCGCCTCTCGCCCCGGCGGGAGCTGGTCGTCGCGGCGACCGTCCCCGCCGACCACGACCCCGGCGGCATGTACATCAACGCGGAGCAGCCGGTGCGGTCGGTGCGCACCGCGCCCTTCCCCGACGGGATGCGGCTGCTGATCGTCACCGGGGAGTCCTTCGCGCCCGGGTCCAGCGGGGTGGCGCAGCGCTTCGCGCAGCTCGCGGGCTGGACCAGGGAGCGGTTCGACTCGCCGCAGTTCGTCTACCACTGGGCCGCCCAGGACATCGACACCACCGACGGCGTGCCGTTCGTCGGCCGGGCCCCGGGCGGGTCGGGGCATCTCTGGGTGGCCACCGGGTTCGGCGGCTGGGGCATGAGCGGCGGAGTGATGGCGGGCCGGCTGCTGGCGGCGCTGATCACCGGCGAGCAGCCGCCCTGGACCGGGCTGTACGACCCCCGGCGGCTGCACCTGGGGCGCGAGGCGGTGCCGCTGGCCGAGAACCAGGCCAAGGTGGCCTGGCACTTCGTGGGCGACCGGCTGCGGGGGCGGCCCGGCAGCGCGGCCGAGGGGCTGCCGCCCGACTGCGGGACGGTGCTGGGGATCGACGGCCGGCAGTGCGCGGTCTACCGCGATCCGGACGGGCGGTTGCACACCCTTTCGGCCCGGTGCACCCATCTGGGCTGCCTGGTGCGGTACAACGAGGCGGAGCGCTCCTGGGACTGCCCCTGCCACGGCTCCCGGTACGCCGTCGACGGGTCCGTGCTGGAGGGCCCGGCGACGGCTCCGCTGGCCCGGCTGGACACCGGCCCGGCCGAGACCCCTGACGACGGGCCCGCCGAACCCACCGAGCCCGCGACGTCTGCGGCAGCCGCCGGGGCCGACGGGTGA
- the argC gene encoding N-acetyl-gamma-glutamyl-phosphate reductase, translating into MAFRAAVAGASGYAGGEVLRLLLGHPEIEIGALTGGSNAGSALGALQPHLLPLADRILQPTTPEVLAGHDVVFLALPHGQSAAVAAALGEDVLVVDCAADFRLRDPADWERFYGSPHAGTWPYGLPELPGHRDALKGTKRIAVPGCYPTAVSLALFPAYAAGLAEPEAVVVAASGTSGAGKAAKPHLLGSEVMGSMSPYGVGGVHRHTPEMVQNLGAVAGERITVSFTPTLAPMSRGILATCTAKARPGTTAAAVRAAYADALAGEPFARLLPEGQWPATSAVYGSNAALVQVALDETAGRIVAISAIDNLTKGTAGGAVQSMNLALGLPEGLGLSQIGVAP; encoded by the coding sequence ATGGCATTCCGGGCAGCCGTCGCCGGGGCGAGCGGATATGCGGGCGGCGAGGTGCTGCGCCTGCTCCTCGGCCACCCCGAGATCGAGATCGGGGCGCTCACCGGCGGTTCCAACGCCGGATCCGCCCTGGGCGCGCTGCAACCGCATCTGCTGCCGCTGGCCGACCGGATCCTCCAGCCCACTACCCCGGAAGTCCTCGCCGGACACGACGTAGTATTCCTCGCGCTGCCGCACGGCCAGTCCGCCGCCGTCGCCGCCGCGCTCGGCGAGGACGTGCTGGTGGTCGACTGCGCCGCCGACTTCCGCCTGCGCGACCCTGCCGACTGGGAGCGGTTCTACGGCTCCCCGCACGCCGGCACCTGGCCGTACGGCCTGCCGGAGCTGCCCGGCCACCGCGACGCGCTCAAGGGCACCAAGCGGATCGCCGTCCCCGGCTGCTACCCGACCGCCGTCTCGCTGGCCCTCTTCCCCGCCTATGCCGCCGGGCTCGCCGAGCCCGAGGCCGTGGTGGTCGCCGCCTCCGGTACCTCCGGGGCGGGCAAGGCGGCCAAGCCGCACCTGCTCGGCAGCGAGGTGATGGGCTCGATGAGCCCGTACGGCGTCGGCGGCGTCCACCGGCACACCCCCGAGATGGTGCAGAACCTCGGCGCCGTCGCCGGGGAGCGGATCACCGTCTCCTTCACCCCCACCCTGGCCCCGATGTCCCGGGGCATCCTCGCCACCTGCACCGCCAAGGCCCGCCCCGGCACCACCGCCGCAGCCGTGCGCGCCGCCTACGCCGACGCGCTGGCCGGGGAGCCCTTCGCCCGGCTGCTGCCCGAGGGGCAGTGGCCGGCCACCTCCGCCGTGTACGGCTCCAACGCCGCCCTGGTCCAGGTCGCCCTGGACGAGACCGCCGGGCGGATCGTCGCCATCAGCGCGATCGACAACCTCACCAAGGGCACCGCCGGCGGCGCGGTGCAGAGCATGAACCTCGCCCTCGGCCTGCCCGAGGGGCTCGGCCTGTCCCAGATCGGAGTCGCACCGTGA
- the argJ gene encoding bifunctional glutamate N-acetyltransferase/amino-acid acetyltransferase ArgJ, whose protein sequence is MGVTAARGFRAAGVTAGIKASGTPDLALVVNDGPSLAAAGVFTSNRVKAAPVLWSQQVLKGGLVSAVVLNSGGANACTGPLGFQDTHATAEKAAEALTLNAGEVAVCSTGLIGERLPMAKLLPGVEQAAAALSADGGEAAAIAIKTTDTVHKTAAVTVDGWTVGGMAKGAGMLAPGLATMLVVLTTDAQVDSAGLDAALRAATRTTFDRIDSDGCMSTNDTVLLLSSGASGTVPDPDAFAEAVRAVSADLARQLIGDAEGASKDVRIDITGAATEDDAVEVARTVARNNLLKCALHGEDPNWGRVLSAIGTTAAAFDPDQLDVAINGVWVCKGGQTGDDRSLVDMSAREVVITADLHAGTAEATVWTNDLTADYVHENSAYST, encoded by the coding sequence ATCGGTGTCACGGCTGCCCGAGGCTTCCGCGCGGCGGGCGTCACCGCAGGCATCAAGGCGTCCGGCACCCCCGACCTCGCCCTGGTGGTCAATGACGGCCCCTCGCTGGCCGCCGCAGGCGTCTTCACCTCCAACCGGGTCAAGGCCGCCCCGGTCCTCTGGTCGCAGCAGGTCCTCAAGGGCGGCCTGGTCTCGGCCGTGGTGCTCAACTCCGGCGGTGCCAACGCCTGCACCGGCCCGCTCGGCTTCCAGGACACCCACGCCACCGCCGAGAAGGCCGCCGAGGCGCTGACCCTCAACGCGGGCGAGGTCGCCGTCTGCTCCACCGGGCTGATCGGCGAACGGCTGCCCATGGCGAAGCTGCTCCCCGGCGTCGAGCAGGCCGCCGCCGCCCTCTCCGCCGACGGGGGAGAGGCCGCCGCGATTGCCATCAAGACCACCGACACCGTCCACAAGACCGCCGCCGTGACCGTCGACGGCTGGACGGTGGGCGGCATGGCCAAGGGCGCCGGAATGCTCGCCCCGGGGCTGGCCACCATGCTGGTCGTGCTCACCACGGACGCGCAGGTCGACTCCGCCGGGCTGGACGCCGCGCTGCGCGCCGCCACCCGTACCACCTTCGACCGGATCGACTCCGACGGCTGCATGTCGACCAATGACACCGTGCTGCTGCTCTCCTCCGGCGCCTCCGGCACCGTCCCCGACCCGGACGCCTTCGCCGAGGCGGTCCGTGCGGTCAGCGCCGATCTGGCCCGGCAGCTGATCGGGGACGCCGAGGGCGCCTCCAAGGACGTCCGGATCGACATCACCGGCGCCGCCACCGAGGACGACGCCGTCGAGGTGGCCCGCACGGTGGCCCGCAACAACCTCCTCAAGTGCGCCCTGCACGGCGAGGACCCCAACTGGGGCCGGGTGCTCTCCGCCATCGGCACCACCGCCGCCGCCTTCGACCCCGACCAGCTGGACGTCGCCATCAACGGCGTCTGGGTCTGCAAGGGCGGCCAGACCGGCGACGACCGCTCCCTTGTCGACATGTCGGCCCGCGAGGTGGTCATCACCGCCGACCTGCACGCCGGCACCGCCGAGGCGACCGTCTGGACCAACGACCTGACCGCCGACTACGTCCACGAGAACAGCGCCTACAGCACCTGA
- the argB gene encoding acetylglutamate kinase, producing MNTEPAATQARNHTALPKARTLIEALPWLERFHGRTVVIKFGGNAMVDESLKRAFAQDVVFLRYAGIQPVVVHGGGPQINAHLDKLGLESSFTAGLRVTTAETMDVVRMVLAGQVQRQLVGLLNEHGPFAVGMTGEDAHTLTAVKRYAEVDGEQVDIGLVGDIVKVEPGAVQALLDNGRIPVVSSIARSDDGHVYNINADLAASALASALGAEMLVVLTDVEGLYADWPASDDVISLLTASELEQLLPTLASGMVPKMEGCLRAVRDGVSTARVLDGRVQHALLLEIFTDEGIGTMVVPDPVDDTTDGGPR from the coding sequence GTGAACACCGAGCCGGCCGCCACCCAGGCCCGCAACCACACCGCCCTGCCCAAGGCCCGCACGCTCATCGAGGCCCTGCCGTGGCTGGAGCGCTTCCACGGCAGAACCGTCGTCATCAAGTTCGGCGGCAACGCCATGGTCGACGAGTCGCTGAAGCGCGCCTTCGCCCAGGACGTCGTCTTCCTCCGCTACGCCGGCATCCAGCCGGTCGTGGTGCACGGCGGCGGCCCGCAGATCAACGCCCACCTCGACAAGCTGGGCCTGGAATCCTCCTTCACCGCGGGCCTGCGCGTCACCACCGCCGAGACCATGGACGTGGTCCGCATGGTGCTCGCCGGCCAGGTGCAGCGCCAGCTGGTCGGCCTGCTCAACGAGCACGGCCCGTTCGCCGTCGGCATGACCGGCGAGGACGCCCACACCCTCACCGCCGTCAAGCGCTACGCGGAGGTCGACGGCGAGCAGGTGGACATCGGCCTGGTCGGCGACATCGTCAAGGTCGAGCCCGGCGCCGTCCAGGCGCTGCTGGACAACGGCCGCATCCCGGTGGTCTCCTCCATCGCCCGCAGCGACGACGGCCATGTCTACAACATCAACGCGGACCTCGCCGCCTCCGCCCTGGCCTCCGCGCTGGGCGCCGAGATGCTGGTGGTGCTCACCGACGTCGAGGGCCTGTACGCCGACTGGCCGGCCAGCGACGACGTGATCAGCCTGCTCACCGCGAGCGAGCTGGAGCAGCTGCTGCCCACGCTGGCCAGCGGCATGGTGCCCAAGATGGAGGGGTGCCTGCGGGCCGTGCGCGACGGCGTCTCCACCGCCCGCGTGCTGGACGGCCGCGTCCAGCACGCGCTGCTGCTGGAGATCTTCACCGATGAGGGGATCGGCACCATGGTGGTGCCCGACCCCGTGGACGACACCACCGATGGGGGCCCGCGATGA